GCACGTCGTCGGTGATGGCCTTGGCCTGCTGCACGCTCTCCAGCTGGCGGGTGTCCAGGAGCCGCTTGGCCTCCTTCGTGCGCGTGTCGGCGGCGTCCGCCAGGTTCTTGCGCGCCGTCTTCAGCTGCTCGTAGAGCTGGGTGTCGGTCGTCACCTTGTCGATGGACGCCTTCGCGTTCGCCAGCTCGCCCTTGTCCAGCGCCGCCTTGGCCGTGCTCAGGTGGTTCTGGTTGGGAATCTCCCGCTCGGCGGCCTTCAGGTAGTCCGCCACGCCGGGGTAGTCCGGCGCCTGCGCGTGGAGCTCCTCCAGCTTCGCCTTGGCCTGCTGCCACTGGCCCTCGCGCACCAGGTTCTTGGCCTCCTGGAAGAGGCCACCCAGCTGCTCGCGGTAGCTGCGCTGCTCCGCCTCGATGCGGCCCTGCTCCTCCGCCTGGGCACGCATGCGCGAGCGCGCGACGCCCAGGCCCGCGAAGAGCAGCACCAGCACGGCGGCGCCCGCGAGCTTGATCCGCAGGCGCTTCTTCTGCATCTCCGGCGTGAGCTCCGCGGCGGCGGCGGCACGCGACGTCTGCGGGCGCGCGCGGCCTTCCCGGGCGGGACGCGCGGGCACGGCCGAGGCACCGCGGCCCGCCGAGGACGGACGGGGCCGGGGGCTGGAGGGGGCCTGCACCTTGGCGGTGCTGTTGGCGGTGTCCTCGTAGCGCAGCTCCGAGTCGCCCAGCGTGATGACGTCGCCGTTGGCGAGGAGCGTCTCCTCGGCGATGGGCTCGCCGTTGACGATGGTGCCGTTGCCGGAGCCCATGTCACTGACCATCCAGCCGGCGGACTCCTTGCGCAGCGTCACGTGCTTGCGGGAGACGGACGTGTCCTGGATGCAGATGGGGTTGTCGGTGGAGCGGCCGACCGTGTACTCGAGCTCGGAGAGCGCGAACTCCTCGCCCTCCATGGGGCCGGCGACGACGACGAGCTTCGCGGGACGGGCCGCGGCGGCACCGGCGGTCGACCGGCGGACCGGCGCGCGCGATCCGGTCCCGGAGGAGGGCGTGCCAGATGTAGGCCGTCGGCGAGCGGGGGGAGGTGCGTTCGACATGGGGTCACCGCGTCCTGCTGAGGGGGGCACGGGCCCTAAAGCTCGTGCTCATAGGCTTTTTCCAGCGCGAGATTGTGGCAGCGATGCTCGGCCGTAGGGAAGCGTCTCCGTACGTCTTCCAGGGTCGCGACCGCATCCCGTCGGCTGCGGAACTGAACCGCCCGCTGGAACTGCATCATCAGCTGGCTGCACCGGTGGTCCAGCTCCGTTGAAATCTGGGCGATCCGCTCCCGGACGTCCTCGTAGAGCTCCGGCTTGTCGTCCAGCGCTTCCAGGGTGATCCACGCGGCGCGGTACTCCCGCCACGCCTTGAACAGGTTCTCCGCGCCCACGTCCTTGAGTTCGTAGAAGCGGGCCCCTGCCTTCGCGGCCTCGCGGGCGGAGGTGATCAGCTGATCCGGCGGCGCCTCGGGCACCGGGATGATCTCCAGCCGCAGGTTCCAGATGCGCCACGGGTCGCGGCCGGGCGGGTTGAGGGCGTTGTCGAAGAGGAGCTGGTTGTTGGCGTTGCGGCGCAGGAGGCTGGGCGGGAGGATCTGCTCCAGCTCGCGCTCGGCCGTCTGGGCAGTGTCCGGGGGAACCCAGCCCAGGGACACGCCGTTGAGGGACAGGTTGACCTCGTCCCGGGCGATGTTGCTGGCCTGGTAGTGCAGCACCGCCACGGCGCGCGTGGGGGACACGAAGCGGAAGTCGAAGAGCTTGTCGTCGGCGTGGACCCAGCGCACGCCCTCCCCCAGGCCGAAGGAGTCCGGCACCGGATCCATGCCCAGCTGGAAGGGTTCGCGGCCCGGGAGCCGGATGGCCGAGGGGGCCGCGAGCGCCACGAGCAGCGTCAACACGCCCAGCACGGCCACGGCCGCCAGCGACGCGAGGCCGATCCGCTTGGGCAATGACTGGCGCTGCCAGAAGAGGACGAACTGGCCCTGGAGCGACCGGGCCAGTTGACGCCGCCTGCGGGCCTTGTCGGCGGCGGACGAGGGCTCGACCTTCGCGACGACCGTCACCGGGCCGTTGGGCGCGGGCTGGATGAAGGAGTCCTCCGCGCCGGCCGGCACGGGCTGGGTGGCGTCGCCCTCCACATCCGGAGCGGGCACGTGGGCCAGCACGGGGGCTTCGCCCGGCAGCGGGCCGGGGTCCAGGGTCGGGGCCGGCGCGCCCCGGTCCCGGCCGGCGAACGTCACGGGCTCCGGCGAAGGCGGCGGGACAGGAGGGCTCCAGACGGGAGCAGGCGCCACGGGGCCGGGCGCGACCTGCCCCGAGAAGGTGCCAGAGGCCCGGGTCTCCTCGGGGGCCGCGGAGAGGTCATCGTCCTGGCCGACGAAGGTCGAGGGCTCGCTGGAGTCGACCGCGGGGGCGGCGATCGCGACGCGGACCGGAGGGGCCACGAGCGGACGGACCGGGGTGATGGGCCGCAGGTCGAGGACGGTCCGCTCCTCGGGCTCCTCCATCACCGGCGGCAGCAGCGCGGGCGAGGCCTCCTGCGGCGGCGGTGCGTCTTGGACGGGTGGCGCTTCCGGGGTCGCCGGAATCGCCATCAGCGTGCGCTCCTCGGGCTCGTCCAGCTCCGGAGCGGGCAGCACGGGGGGCGGCGCGGCGGCGAACCCGGGCGAGTCCACCGTGGAGATCGCCATCAGCGTGCGCTCCTCGGGCTCGTCCGGCTCCGGAGCGGGCAGCACGGGGGGCGGCGCGGCGGCGAACCCGGGCGAGTCCACCGTGGAGATCGCCATCAGCGTGCGCTCCTCGGGCTCATCCGGCACCACGGGGGCCAGGGCCACGGGAGGCCGTGCGGGCGGCGGCGGAGCGATGAGCCCCGGCGGCGACATCAACGGCAGGCCGGGCGCGGAGGCCGCGGTGCCCCGGGCCGCCGGAGCAGCGGACGAGCCAAGGCCTGGCGAGGGCGAACCGACACCGGGAAGGTTCGCGACGGAGTTCCGCTTCGCGGCAGCCGCTGGCTCGACGGGGGCTGGAGCGGAGGGTGCCGTCCGCCCAGGGACGCCTGCCGCGGGAAGTTCGATCGCGGTGGGGTGCGAAGGCTCCGAGGCTGCCTCCAGCAAGGACGACCGGCCCGGGCCTGAGGCCCCGACCGCCGCCAGTCCCGGCCCTGAGGCCCGGACGGAGGCGGAAGCTCCCGAAGCCTTGTTCGCGGCCGAGGCGCTCGGCACCGGGGGGCCAGCAGGAGCCTTGGCCGGAGCGGAGGCCCCCAACACCGGGGGGCCCACGGGAGTCCTGGCCTGCGCTCCCGGCGCGGAAGCCCCCAACACGGGAGGCGCGGCGGGAACCTTGCCCGAAGCAGCCGACGCGGAAGCGCCCAGTGCAGGCGGACTCGCGGGAACCTTGCCCGACGCAGCAGAGGCCGAGGCACCCAACGCAGGCGCAAGTGCCGGAACCTTGCCCGAAGCAGCCGATGCCGAGGCACCCAACGCAGGCGCAACTGCCGAAACCTTGCCCGAAGCAGCCGATGCCGAGGCACCCAACGCAGGCGCAAGTGCCGGAACCTTGCCCGACCCAGCCGATGCGGAAGCGCCCAGCGCAGGCGGACTCGCAGGAACCTTGCCCGAAGCAGACGATGCGGCAGCGCCCAGCACAGGCGGACTCGCGGGAACCTTGCCCGACGCAGCCGATGCGGCAGCGCCCAGCGCAGGCGGACTCGCGGGAACCTTGCCCGACGAAGCAGAGGCCGAGGCGCCCAACGCAGGCGGACTCGCGGGAACCTTGCCCGACGCAGCCGACGCGGAAGCGCCCAGCACGGGTGGCCCCGCGGGTGGATTGGGCTGAGTCGCCGCTCCCGGCGTGGGCCGGACCGGCATGGCGGCACCGACCGCCGGCAGATCCGGAGCGGAGGGCCGCTTCGGTGTGGCGGCCGGCATCGGCATCGCCGGGGTCGCCCCACCCTTCGCGGCGGGCACGGCCATTCCCGGACGCGGCGGAGACGCCGGCCGGGCCATGGCCGGCATCGACTGCTGATAGCTCGTGGGCGCCGCTTCGATCTCCGCGAGCGACGCCTGCTCCACGCCCTGCGGCGACACCTTCGCGTGCGGCGGCGCGAGCACCCGCCGGATGGGCCGGGTGACGTCGTCGTCATCCTCCGGCGCCACCCACACGAAGGTGAACTCCACCGGCCCCACGGTGATGCGGTCGCCGTCGCGCAGCTGCTTCTCGCCGTCCAGCGGATGGCCGTTCAGCTGCGTGCCGTTCGCGCTGCCCACGTCCTCGGCGAAGTAGCGCCCATTCTTCGCCGTGATGCGGGCATGACGCCGGGAGACACCGTGGTCATGCAGCACCAGGTCGTTCTCCGAGGTCCGGCCGATCTTCACTTCGGCCTGCTCGAAGGCGAGCTCCCGTCCAACCTGGAGCCCCTGGGTGATGGTGAGCAGGATGGGCAGAGGACTAGCCCCCGACGTTGCCGAACATGAACTGGAACACGATGGGCCCGAAGAGCACCATGAACACCGTCGGGAAGATGCAGGCGATGAGCGGGAAGAGCATCTTCACCGGCGCCTCGCCCGCGAGCTTCTCCGCGCGCTGCGTGCGGTCGATGCGCATCTGCGTGGACTGGATGCGCAGCACCTTGCCCAGGCTCGTGCCCATCTTGTCCGCCTGGATCAGCGCCGTGACGAACGTCGTCAGCGACGGCAGGTCCACGCGCACGATCATGCTCTTGAGCGCCTCTTCACGCGTCTTGCCCATCTTGAGCTGCTTGAGCACCAGTTGCAGCTCCTCGCGCAGCGGACCCTGGCGGCCCTTCTCCACCACCTTCGCCAGCGCGCCCGTGAAGTCCATGCCCGCTTCCACCGACAGCGTCAGCAGGTCCAGGTTGTACGGAAGCGCGCGGCTGATGGCCAGGTGACGGCGCTTCACCTGATCGTTCAACCAGATGAGCGGATAGAACAGGCCCAGCAGCATCACCAGCAGCGACCAGGCCAGGTTCATCCCGATGCCGTTGACGACGAACAGGCCGGCGAGCAGCGCGAAGAAGGCACTCACCTCCTGCAGCGCCATGATGTCCTCGGGCTTGTACTGGGACGGCTCGCCCGCCTTGATCAGCTTGCGGCGCGTCTTGGACTCGTAGCCCGGCCACATGAAGCGCCGGTTCATCGCCCCCAGCTTGCGGATGGCGACGGAGCCCGCGCCCTTCATGCCGCCTGCGGACTCGTCGCGGACCTCCGTGAGGAAGCGCTCCAGGAGGTTGGAGTACAAGCCGATGCCCAGGAACGCCACCGCACCCGCGGTCAGCAGTGCCGAGCCGCCCATCAGCAGAAATGTCAGGACGTCCTGCACGGTGCGCCTCGTTTCAGATGTCGATGTTGACGATGCGCCGGATGATGAGGATGCCCATGATCTCCATGATGGCGATCAGGGTCACCAGGATGTAGCCGAAGATGTGGTTCATCATCGGCTCCATCAGGTCCGGACGCATGTAGTTGAGCACCATGCCCAGCACCGCCGGCATGGCCGCGACGATCCACCCTTGAAGCTTGCCCTGGGACGTCAGCGCGTCGATCTTGCCTTCCAGACGGAAGCGCTCGCGGATCACCGTGGAGATGGTCTCGAACATCTCCGCCATGTTGCCGCCCAGCTGGCGCGCGATGTTGGTGGACACCACCACCAGCTCCAGGTCGTCGCTGCCCACGCGGCGGCCCATGTTGACGAGCGCCTCCTCCAGCGGCACGCCCAGCTTCACTTCCTTCACGAAGAGGCCGAACTCCTGGGACAGGGGCGGCATCGCCTCGCGCGCCACGTGCTCGATGGCCTGGGGGAACGTGAGGCCGGCCTTGAAGGCGTTGGCCATGGCCTGCAGCGCGTCCACCAGCTGCACGTTGAACTTCTTGATGCGGCGCTTGCGGTAGTGCTTCACGAGCAGCATCGGCAGGAAGAAGCCGAAGATGGTCGCGAGCACCGCCAGGATGGGGTTGAAGATGATGTAGCTGAGGATGCCCAGAAGGCACATGCAGGCGATGTTGAGGATCAACATCTGCCGCGCGTCGATGAACAGGAACATGTCGCTCAAGTCGTTCATCGACTTGGCGACGTACCGCTCCTGGTACTGCTCATACGCCTTCGACAGGACGCTGAAGATCACCAGGCTGAAGAAGAACACCGAGCCGGTGACGAGAAGGAGGACGATACCTGCGAGCATGGGCGCGAATCCCCGGGGGATGAGGGAGGGGTCGGCAGGGCCGCTTCAGCCTGGAGGCGAAGCAGCCCCGCGCGCGACGACTACGGAGCTCCGGCCGAGGCCTTCTCGCCGCCGCCACTGCCCTTGATGATCTGGATGATCTCCCGGCGCTTCTGCTCCAGCACGCGGGTGCGCTCGCCGGAGAGCAGCGTGCTGATGGTCGCGCGGCCGCGCTCCTCGATGAGGTCCACGTCGTCCTCGTTGCGCAGGGACAGGGTCAGCTGCCCCAGCTCCGCCGCCAGCACCAGGATCTCCGCCTCTTCCGGCAGCACCATCAGCGAGACGTTGGAGTACTCGCGCTGGTTCTCGGGGATGAGGTTGATGTTCGTGGTGCCGGTGATCTTGCCCGTGGCGACCACGATGATGTTCTGCAGCAGCGTCACCGCGACGCTCTCGTCCGTCTGCGGATCGCGGAACGTGCCGATGATGTCCACGTGGTCGTTGGGGCGGATCCACCCGCCCACGGCCGTGGTCTGCTTCGCCTCGATGGTGATGGCGCGCGCCTTCTTCTGCACCTTCGTGGACAGGCGCTCGGCGGCCTTCGTCGTCTCGAACTGGCTCCAGAGGATGGGGTCGCCGGCCTGCAGCGCCACCAGCACCTTCTGGTTCACGATGTAGTTGGCGGAGTCCGGCTTCACCACCGACGAGGTGACGAACTGCTCCGGCACGGAGCGCTGGGAGATCATCTCGTACGTGATGACCGAACCCTCGGGCATGTCCTGGCCCGCCACCACCACGGGCACCAGGTTCCACCCGCGGCGCACATCCGATTCCTTCTTCTTGATGGCCGAGTAGGCCACGATGCCCGCGAGCAAACCGAGCACCAGTGCGACGACGAGCGGGGTCTTACCCTTCAACATGGTTCAAAGTCCTCCAGAACGGTGGGGCGCCGTCGTGGCGGCAGGACTGCTTTGGACGAGGGGGCGATGCCAGGGCGCGAACGGGCAAGATGTTAGCCATGCCCCAGAGCAGGTGTCAAAACCACCTCTCGCGACAAAGCGGAATCCCAGGACCTCCGGCACTCACGGAGCCTGCCCGCCCAGCGGGGAGGACGGCTCGACGCAGCGGGTGGATCCGCGGCCTTCCGTCCCTCAGGGGAACGGCAGGTTCAGCACGAAGTAGAACGAGTCGTAATAGATCTGGTACGCCTCGAGGAACAGGTCGATGACGTTGGTCTGCCGGTCATCCGTCCAGCGGATCTTCACCGTGGCGCCGATGACGAGCCCGACGATCAACACCCAGTTGATCATCGAGTACTCCACCATGGCCTGGCCACGGCGGGCCCGGCGCGGGGAGCGCGGC
The sequence above is drawn from the Corallococcus sp. NCRR genome and encodes:
- a CDS encoding FHA domain-containing protein gives rise to the protein MSNAPPPARRRPTSGTPSSGTGSRAPVRRSTAGAAAARPAKLVVVAGPMEGEEFALSELEYTVGRSTDNPICIQDTSVSRKHVTLRKESAGWMVSDMGSGNGTIVNGEPIAEETLLANGDVITLGDSELRYEDTANSTAKVQAPSSPRPRPSSAGRGASAVPARPAREGRARPQTSRAAAAAELTPEMQKKRLRIKLAGAAVLVLLFAGLGVARSRMRAQAEEQGRIEAEQRSYREQLGGLFQEAKNLVREGQWQQAKAKLEELHAQAPDYPGVADYLKAAEREIPNQNHLSTAKAALDKGELANAKASIDKVTTDTQLYEQLKTARKNLADAADTRTKEAKRLLDTRQLESVQQAKAITDDVLATFPEHRDGKLVNDDAVRVIADLTRPDPVRVAAAPKPWEPAVDRFRDADITGAVAILNACSAKTAQCKQLMAQMTEFGNLYKKLEDLDAKGLTRLLALDKDITDGRTSKMARNAGTRAGNIYYKSAAGAKAAGQWSRAMEFARRALQADPSHAGAANIVNDLKGKAKDLYMQAYSIKDSSPEDALPKFRDVVAMTPPDDELHGKAQGWVEKLSR
- a CDS encoding type II secretion system F family protein, with product MQDVLTFLLMGGSALLTAGAVAFLGIGLYSNLLERFLTEVRDESAGGMKGAGSVAIRKLGAMNRRFMWPGYESKTRRKLIKAGEPSQYKPEDIMALQEVSAFFALLAGLFVVNGIGMNLAWSLLVMLLGLFYPLIWLNDQVKRRHLAISRALPYNLDLLTLSVEAGMDFTGALAKVVEKGRQGPLREELQLVLKQLKMGKTREEALKSMIVRVDLPSLTTFVTALIQADKMGTSLGKVLRIQSTQMRIDRTQRAEKLAGEAPVKMLFPLIACIFPTVFMVLFGPIVFQFMFGNVGG
- a CDS encoding type II secretion system F family protein, with the protein product MLAGIVLLLVTGSVFFFSLVIFSVLSKAYEQYQERYVAKSMNDLSDMFLFIDARQMLILNIACMCLLGILSYIIFNPILAVLATIFGFFLPMLLVKHYRKRRIKKFNVQLVDALQAMANAFKAGLTFPQAIEHVAREAMPPLSQEFGLFVKEVKLGVPLEEALVNMGRRVGSDDLELVVVSTNIARQLGGNMAEMFETISTVIRERFRLEGKIDALTSQGKLQGWIVAAMPAVLGMVLNYMRPDLMEPMMNHIFGYILVTLIAIMEIMGILIIRRIVNIDI
- the cpaB gene encoding Flp pilus assembly protein CpaB, translated to MLKGKTPLVVALVLGLLAGIVAYSAIKKKESDVRRGWNLVPVVVAGQDMPEGSVITYEMISQRSVPEQFVTSSVVKPDSANYIVNQKVLVALQAGDPILWSQFETTKAAERLSTKVQKKARAITIEAKQTTAVGGWIRPNDHVDIIGTFRDPQTDESVAVTLLQNIIVVATGKITGTTNINLIPENQREYSNVSLMVLPEEAEILVLAAELGQLTLSLRNEDDVDLIEERGRATISTLLSGERTRVLEQKRREIIQIIKGSGGGEKASAGAP